Part of the Zingiber officinale cultivar Zhangliang chromosome 6A, Zo_v1.1, whole genome shotgun sequence genome, TCCGTCACGGTCACCGTCTTGCTGCGACCGAAGCAGGGCAACAGGAGAGGCCATACCTGGCTTCTTTATCTCGGGACCGACAAGATCGGCAAACGAGAAATGGCCACCGCGCTATCGAAGCTGGTGTTCAGTGCTCCTCCCGTCATCGTCAAGCTCAACGAGGAAGAAGGGGAGAGCACCGAGCGCTTTCGTGTTTCGACGTCGGTCGATCGCCTCGCGAACGCTATTCGAAGTAACCCGTTGTCGGTGATTCTCATTGAGGAATTTGATCAAACAGATAATGTGCTCGTTTGGAGAAGCATAAAGGAAGCGATGGAACTCAGGAGGATGACGGATTCTCGCGGACGAGAAGTCAGTATGGGCAATATAGTTTTTGTCCTTACCTCTCTCTGGCTTCCGGAAAGATCTGAGGAGAAAAGCACTCGGAAACGCCCCTTCGATTGGCAAGGGGACGACGACCCTCCTGCAAAGCTTCGAAGGCCGCCGCCGCCTCTGTCACTGGACTTAAGCCTGGCCTTGGGGACGGCGGTTGGGGACGACCACAGCGAGGGATCGAGCATCATAACCGTGGAGCCCGTCTCCGTCATGCCCGAGCTGGTGGAATAAAAAAACCTGATGTTCAGCTTCTGCAGGATAAAATACTCCAAGTTCCTGGATTTCTGTGGTCACAACACTGCTCCTACTCTTGGCCTGTTCCCTCTCTTTACTCAAAGCAGCTATCCTACTCTCTTGTGTTCCATTTGTAAAGATAATGGATCTGTAGAGAGGCAAATCACTTTAGAATTTGCAAAGTTCACACAGGTAACAACAAGAGAACCACTGTTATGAGCAGCATCACACGTACATTCTCACAATTTGGCCTCTATTCAGCATAACAAGTATATGACATAGCCCAGTGAAAAAGGGTATCAGACTATCACAAGGCTTATACACATTAGCtcacaaagctcaagatgttaaTAGCATAATCAGAATGAGAAAATACAGTTCTGTGTGTATGTCATTGAAAAGTGTCACTTACAAAAAAATATTGACTTAGCTTTCTCGACTATATAAACCATAATCCCCCAAATGTTAATGATCTTATCTTATAGATCATAGCAATATTCTGATTGTTAAATATGCTTTTATACCAGAGAAGTTACTTCACCAAGAGGACTAATCGTGTAAAGAGTGAAGTTTAGGGAAGGCAGTCATACTTAAAAGAAAATATTCATGTGTAAAGTTTGTTTCAATTTACACGGCAAATAACAACTAATATTACTTTAATAAAGCAACAGATAAGCAGACCAGCATTAAATTTAGTGCCCCTGAAATAATAAAACaggattttatttatttacttattcaTTTTTGCATTAAGGAGATTTTACAATAAGAAATGTATGGGGGGAAAAAAAGATGACTAGGTATCAACTGTTCACAGTACGAACAAAAATGGAAGAAAGCCACAGTGATTCCAGCTTtgcaatattgatcaagtccgaAGAACAAAATTGTTTTCTTATTTGCAAATACACGGAGTTTTTGTTCTGTATATATTGCTAATTTCTTTTGTTTATAGATTATTCTGTGTCAAGAATATTAAAATACCTACAAGAATATTTTTGTTAATGCTTGTTTGTCACGTATACTTAATTAGCTTCATTTCATAAAttcttcttcgtcttctttgagATTGAATTGTGTACCACCGACAGACTACTCATGAGTATATTTTGGTAATAAATAGGACCAAAACCAAAAACATACTATACAACATTTGTTTCCTTGGATAAACTCCGACCAAACAGTTAATTCTTTATACATCTGTTGCATATCTTAACTGCCTTAAAATGAGAGCAGAGttattagaaaataatattaCCTGTTCTGGTTACGAACATCGGGTCCTTGTCCAAAAACTTGGCTAGAATCATGGCTAGCCCAAAAGACATCAAGGAGCTGTTTGAATTGAATCAACTTGGGGTTGTACTCAATCTTCATAAAATGAAACAAATAAATCATTACTAAAGAGATCCATAAGCACAAGAATCCATGTAACCATAAACTCATAAAttgtatttatataatttttataactATTATTTGTTATTTTCTGAGGATATCCATTACGTAATGGTTTAGCAACTATCAGCatcaaatctttctaaatttgacACTACAGAAAAATGAGCAAATAGACAAGCCACAAAACACAGGCACACTATATAGACTAAGTTCAGCAGGCACAGAAACTTGAAATCCAGTTTCACTACTTCGCTAAACAAGCCGAGGCTCACTCAAAAGCATGCGCCCAAAAATTACATTTCACAAACAATTAGAAAGGTATATTTGAATCTTATTTTCAGTTGTACATATAACTCTTGATTAATAGTAGTGAACTACAAGCATTTCTACCAAAACAATTTTCCGTACAAACCATATATGCTAACAACTAGAGAATTTGcaataagaaattgattcaaaaattattaatcaagataaacaatTGCAACTGTTCTTGTACTATTATATAGGAATTTATTTCAGTAGGAACAAGAATCAGTGGATGAGAACTTGTCAACAAAAATGATATCTCTAGATGATAAAAAGTGAAATTGGTTTCAATATAAAACaactttgaaataatttttccctgCGGTAAAGGCCATTTAATTACTTAAAATGAACAAACTTCAAATAACATGGAATAGACATAGAATCAAGGGGCATTACGCTTATATAACTTCCTAGGAGAAACTAATAAGAAAAATGTTGAGGAGAGCTCATATCTTCCAGTATACTATAAAAGACTAATCATGGTTATTTaatgattttaaatctttttaaaaaattctaaatttgaatttaattggaATTCAAATTGGTTTACTTGaaaacactttctccctgcaaAGGTAGACCTGATCCATTGCTTTTATCATCTAAAATCATTCAATAGTACATAAAATCGTTTAAGGAGTATATAGTATGTTTTTGCTGCTTCGAATAGTCTTGAAAGAGTCTTTCACAAGCACTTCAGGGACCAAAATGGGGGAGGAGTAAAGCAATTACATCTTACGCAAATTTATTCGACCAAGTCCGTCAAAAGCTCGAAGTAAAGACGAATGCACCTCCTATAATcctaattagatttttttttggttGGGTAATTTTCCAGGTGACATACGACATGTCCCCCAACAAAAAGCCCTAGATGTCCAACATAACAAATAGAAGCAGAAAAGGGAACACAGTCGAACAGATCAATCTCAATCCACAATtaccaaccaaaaggaagcaacaAAGCACAAGTTTCAGTGCAGAGAACACATTAGAAAAGAAGACTCACGCGGACGCACTCGGCATGATCTCCCAAATTGCGGTACTCGGGGTTAGTCTTGGATCCACCGGCGTAGCCGACGGAAGTACGGACGACGCCAGGAAGACAGCCGAAGGCAGCCTCGGATCGCCAGAAGCTCCCGAGAGCAAACACAGCAATCCGAAGCGGCTCCTGGTTCGTCGACGGTGGCGGCTGCGAGATCCTACCGGGGAACCGCGCCGCCGAGGCCCAGTCGGCCGTGGAAATGGCGAAGAGGAACAGAACGCACAGCAGAAAGCGGAGATCTGCCATGGCGAGCTCCGATTCGATTCGGATCGCGAACCGATCAGCCGTTGGCGAGATGGAACCTAGGCTTTAAACAAGTCGAGTCGAACCTAGCTTTTGGggattcaagcttgtttgataatgtaaccaagccgagccgaaccgagcttaaaatgaaccaaacttttgaaatgagtgttcaagtttggtttgatttattttttatgagtttgagcttgtttgaaacttggcttgagcttggttcgtttagatgttatcaaactctcaattcaaacttggtttgaacttggtttgagtttggttcgtttagatgttatcaagctttcaattcaagcttgtttgattgtttaaaatttttaattatttgatttgttattgagcttgataatttatatttatttatttatttagcatattgaaaagagctttattaatgaacattgttcataaacgttgttcacgaatgttgttcacgaacgttgttcacgaacgttgttcacgaacgttaacgagctaaacacatatgtgttcaagcttgtttgtttagcttaacaaaCTGGTCAagattgtttatttaattaatcttatttatattgaatgaacataagcaagctcttaccaagccgaacaccaagtttgttcacgaacgcttggttcatttacagccctaatgAAACCCGTGGACCTGCAAGCCACTTCTCTAATCTCCTCCAACCATTTTAGTTCTTCGGTCGTGTACAAAACGTTGCTCAGCATATCAAATTTGTGGCTTCGTTACAAATAAAATACTtcatttattctctctccccttccGCCTTTTGTTCAAAACTTCTGCGtagaaaattttccaaattaaaatGTCCCTCGTCGCTCTTTCTCTCTCGCTCCCTCCATCTCCATCGTCCGTCGTTCGTCGGACCTCGCGCTCCCGCTGGGAAAGTTGCACCGACGTCTTCAATCTCACAGCTGCTTTGAGATTAAAGCCACCTCTCTTCATTCTCAATAgtaattcatttcattttaatttgttattccACACCGTTATAGCATACATATATTAAAATGATTAACACTATGATATAACGTGCAGGGATGACACCGGCTACAAACGCTTGCAGGCTACAGCCACGTCTGCGCGTTAGATGctacacattatagcagctataAACGTAAAGCAGccacttggtaagtcatttttttgATAGCTACATTTTCTAGCAGATATTATCTACTTAGCATTTTTATAGCTTCATATAATTGATCGGAGAGTAGAAATCTTATCTCACTTATAGTGTTGGACTTGTAAGTAGACACTCCTCCTTCATTGATGCTATCTTCCGAAATACTTTAATCGTCTTCAAATAGATATTCAACTATTAGTGATGTTCCAGTAATCTCCTCAGTCTTAGGGAGTGTATTCAATGCTGGACTTTTAATTACTTTGAATGACTTTTGTGGATTTTAAAAGTATAAGTGTATTCAATCTAGACTTTTATAAACTCTATAGAAATATAATGATatccaaattagatttttatagagttttaaaaagtcatgtggTATTCAAACTCGATTCTTCAAAACTTTATGAAAATCTTTTGGtttccaaaattttaatagattttcatggattcttttagaattctttgaatataaattttaaccaaGCTCTCCAAAATACTTGGTAcaagtttaaatataaaataaaaagtcttctcctCACCCTTGAGATTTCTATAGATTTCAAATCGTTTTAATTTTTTACGAATAAGTCATTTCTCTTTCCTCTCctcgattttgattatttctttgagTCTCGTCCAGAGCCTACCAATTCAATAATACACGACTTGATGCATATTTAGCAAAGAATCTAGCGCTCTGACTCACAGCTCTGAGCCGCAGACTTTCCTCCCTTATCAGACGTCATTACCCTCTGTTACAAAATTAattatacatatttttttttgaaatttatgttttttttagtttatgATTTTT contains:
- the LOC121998673 gene encoding peptide methionine sulfoxide reductase A5-like isoform X1, with protein sequence MADLRFLLCVLFLFAISTADWASAARFPGRISQPPPSTNQEPLRIAVFALGSFWRSEAAFGCLPGVVRTSVGYAGGSKTNPEYRNLGDHAECVRIEYNPKLIQFKQLLDVFWASHDSSQVFGQGPDVRNQNRSIIFTNGTQESRIAALSKEREQAKSRSSVVTTEIQELGVFYPAEAEHQVFLFHQLGHDGDGLHGYDARSLAVVVPNRRPQGQA
- the LOC121998673 gene encoding peptide methionine sulfoxide reductase A5-like isoform X2, which translates into the protein MADLRFLLCVLFLFAISTADWASAARFPGRISQPPPSTNQEPLRIAVFALGSFWRSEAAFGCLPGVVRTSVGYAGGSKTNPEYRNLGDHAECVRIEYNPKLIQFKQLLDVFWASHDSSQVFGQGPDVRNQNRSIIFTNGTQESRIAALSKEREQAKSRSSVVTTEIQELGVFYPAEAEHQVFLLHHARAAAARRRHSIFKSADNA